In Carassius carassius chromosome 7, fCarCar2.1, whole genome shotgun sequence, one genomic interval encodes:
- the zgc:152968 gene encoding RNA exonuclease 1 homolog isoform X1, whose protein sequence is MFPSTALFREIDCPFLRWGRCNRPYCLYNHGKDNTSGVSKTELGDPEVTSANGASHTNEDSYACIEELERINKEIEAVKCEVEKEQKRLSRYQTSQSLAQTDAGLCSEKYLRTTNSKAKDQNGNHLRYKKAVSTTSGLKYVVDRARPKTDLEYDPCSNFSADLLSSCSVDCKLKSTDKVDTEHGLKNNQAGKNNQPLSCHFDDSDDEGTLVIDIPTSAKEQVKCRTKQKGKSTPHLPEGNYAVNKNLLANDLTKPRQNKEKLSSDGLQINEIKPGESDQENKRTSVKPVMIQQEQESSEGELVIDVSPLEDQHKLSKHCGTTTKELPTLCPISDAPAEDGKEANEGPLNKPVMTAKHFVNEPKPFLEDLTEVPLSEAVNSTNLNMEAFVTQKEEKTHNMENVLHDISTCLDNLRSESERIKCNQDVKMLPFSSFYGDEYISSQSPAVVEQDATFEAEPQIDILSYTQKSEVLPSNKISQEQALQQYFAMVSSQSFPSSLPEIEEHRFGPHSQNLAETSWPTIQKSPIEPFVQNMPAYVSGIETGTVSVPTISQLNQRTTVAQKLTTSVASFPYPCDIPVPSQTFTSAAVAGSNNEAIVIDSSSDEELRYSDLDLSESDPMEECYRIFMEANQNEGPDSQCDPPEEILDAQETEKSNSVAVLKKRVAHVAKFEQPANKSKAQIIVPLREVASQLSIPSRTQLCQRRAAILTAAVKGCQSQAISSAPKKVYTPSVLQSSTVQNSCVGIFPVGAAVQLGANLHLIVPEGNCALPLTLIPTTMSIQRPPPPPPSVQLSQTLHPSQPANYTPAKAMGVKRKAKIRQEVGAKVPHDVRQRYVNLFVEEFLKSSPTVQVAFEKALAEEKNVYDRSINKLKYLSIAVNALKRLKNQNILPAKAPSERDQHVSRGNVPLNTQALQGPGDLTLYEQLKEHVLSEDMLRVNNFPRKNKDKADVAIQYGDTKKGISDPLKRICCRCGATFSVDKSGKHTRREECNYHYGKVLENRVPGGVETRYSCCESAVGSPGCQVFNLHVHDAVSLKGFVNSLPQSSVAKTCPGVFAVDTQTCYTTQGLEIARVTVVNSSLQVVFDSFVKPDKDVIDYNTRFSGINEDDVKGTNSSLCDVQAALLSFINADTILIGHGLENDLTALKIIHSTVIDTSVVFPHRLGLPHKRELNSLTADYLRRIIQESVVGHDTREDATACMELMLWRVKEDSKVKRW, encoded by the exons ATGTTTCCTTCCACAGCTCTCTTCCGTGAAATTGATTGTCCCTTTCTTCGATGGGGACGATGCAATCGACCTTATTGTTTGTATAATCACGGTAAAGACAATACGTCTGGCGTGTCAAAGACAG AACTTGGAGATCCTGAAGTCACTTCTGCCAATGGAGCCTCTCACACCAATGAGGACAGTTATGCTTGCATTGAGGAATTGGAGAGGATCAACAAGGAAATCGAGGCAGTGAAGTGTGAGGTAGAGAAAGAACAAAAAAGACTGTCTCGCTATCAGACGTCGCAGTCCCTCGCGCAGACAGATGCAGGTCTTTGCTCTGAGAAATATTTGAGGACCACCAACAGTAAGGCTAAAGACCAGAATGGAAACCATTTGAGATACAAAAAAGCTGTTTCCACAACCAGCGGTCTTAAATATGTGGTTGATCGCGCCAGACCCAAGACTGATTTGGAATATGACCCATGTTCCAATTTCTCAGCAGACTTATTATCTAGCTGCTCAGTAGACTGTAAGCTGAAGTCAACCGATAAAGTGGATACTGAACATGGCCTGAAGAATAACCAAGCAGGAAAAAATAATCAGCCTCTCTCCTGTCATTTTGATGACTCTGACGATGAAGGTACCTTGGTCATTGACATTCCAACTTCAGCAAAAGAACAAGTAAAATGCAGGACCAAACAGAAAGGCAAGAGTACTCCACATTTACCTGAGGGTAATTATGCTGTTAATAAGAACCTTCTTGCAAATGACCTAACAAAACCAAGGCAGAACAAGGAAAAGTTGTCTTCTGATGGACTtcaaattaatgaaattaaaccTGGAGAGAGTGACCAAGAGAATAAAAGGACCTCCGTGAAACCTGTGATGATTCAACAAGAACAAGAGTCTTCTGAAGGGGAACTTGTCATTGATGTGTCTCCTCTAGAAGATCAACATAAGCTTTCAAAGCATTGTGGAACTACAACCAAGGAACTACCCACATTATGTCCTATTAGCGATGCCCCAGCTGAAGATGGTAAAGAGGCTAATGAAGGGCCCTTAAATAAACCGGTAATGACCGCAAAGCACTTCGTAAATGAACCCAAGCCTTTTCTGGAGGATCTAACAGAAGTACCCCTGTCTGAAGCAGTTAACTCTACAAATCTCAATATGGAAGCATTTGTTActcaaaaagaggaaaaaactcATAACATGGAAAACGTCCTGCATGACATTTCTACATGTCTAGACAATCTGAGAAGTGAGAGTGAGAGGATCAAATGCAATCAAGATGTTAAGATGCTTCCTTTCAGTTCTTTTTATGGAGATGAATATATTTCCTCACAGTCTCCTGCGGTTGTTGAACAAGATGCAACTTTTGAGGCAGAACCACAAATTGACATCTTAAGTTATACTCAAAAGTCAGAAGTTCTTCCTTCTAACAAGATCTCCCAAGAGCAAGCACTTCAGCAGTACTTTGCCATGGTCTCATCTCAGTCCTTTCCATCATCCTTACCTGAGATAGAAGAGCACAGATTTGGACCACACTCTCAAAATTTGGCGGAAACATCTTGGCCAACTATTCAAAAAAGTCCTATTGAACCATTTGTTCAGAATATGCCTGCTTATGTTTCAGGGATTGAAACCGGAACAGTTTCTGTACCAACAATTAGTCAACTAAACCAAAGAACAACTGTGGCACAGAAATTAACAACATCAGTTGCATCATTCCCTTATCCCTGCGACATACCTGTTCCTTCACAGACCTTTACATCTGCAGCAGTGGCAGGAAGTAATAATGAAGCCATTGTGATTGACTCCAGTTCTGATGAGGAGCTTCGGTACTCAGACTTAGATCTTTCAGAATCTGACCCAATGGAAGAGTGCTACAGAATCTTCATGGAAGCCAACCAAAATGAAGGTCCTGATAGTCAGTGTGATCCACCT GAAGAAATATTAGATGCCCAGGAAACGGAGAAGTCTAATtcagtcgctgtgctgaagaaaAGGGTAGCTCATGTGGCAAAGTTTGAG CAGCCTGCCAATAAAAGCAAGGCACAGATTATCGTCCCTCTACGAGAAGTCGCCTCCCAGTTGAGCATTCCCTCCAGAACTCAGTTATGCCAGAGAAGAGCGGCTATTTTGACTGCTGCTGTGAAAGGCTGTCAGTCCCAGGCCATAAGCAGTGCTCCAAAGAAGGTTTATACACCCAGTGTCCTTCAATCAAGTACAGTGCAAAACT cctgtGTTGGTATTTTTCCGGTTGGTGCTGCTGTACAGTTGGGGGCAAACTTGCACCTTATTGTACCTGAAGGAAATTGTGCTTTACCTCTGACACTGATTCCTACCACAATGTCCATCCAAAGGCCACCTCCGCCTCCTCCATCTGTTCAGCTTTCACAAACTCTACATCCTTCTCAACCAGCCAACTACACACCAGCTAAG GCTATGGGtgtaaaaagaaaagcaaaaatacgCCAAGAGGTTGGAGCAAAAGTGCCACATGATGTTCGTCAACGCTACGTGAATCTCTTTGTGGAGGAGTTCCTGAAATCATCCCCGACGGTGCAAGTTGCATTCGAGAAG GCTCTggcagaagaaaaaaatgtttatgaccGCAGTATCAATAAGCTCAAGTATTTAAGCATAGCTGTCAATGCACTCAAGAGACTTAAAAACCAAAACATCTTGCCTGCCAAGG CTCCCAGTGAGAGAGATCAGCATGTGTCTAGAGGCAATGTACCACTAAATACTCAAGCACTTCAGGGACCCG GTGATTTGACACTTTATGAGCAACTGAAGGAACATGTTCTGTCTGAGGACATGTTGCGAGTAAACAACTTCCCTCGTAAAAATAAGGATAAAGCTGATGTTGCCATCCAGTATGGAGATACCAAGAAGGGCATAAGTGACC CTTTGAAGAGAATCTGCTGTCGATGTGGAGCAACGTTTTCTGTTGACAAAAGTGGAAAGCACACCCGCAGAGAGGAGTGTAACTACCATTATGGAAAAGTCCTAGAGAATCGAG TGCCGGGAGGTGTTGAGACGCGCTACAGTTGTTGTGAGAGTGCAGTTGGGTCACCTGGATGCCAAGTGTTCAAT CTTCATGTCCATGATGCAGTAAGTCTTAAGGGCTTTGTGAACAGTCTTCCTCAATCATCAGTGGCCAAAACATGTCCAGGAGTATTTGCTGTTGACACACAAACA TGTTACACGACTCAAGGTCTGGAAATAGCAAGAGTGACTGTGGTCAACAGCAGTTTGCAAGTTGTCTTTGACTCCTTTGTCAAGCCTGATAAGGATGTCATTGACTATAATACCAG GTTCTCCGGCATCAATGAGGATGACGTGAAGGGTACCAACTCATCTTTGTGTGATGTACAAGCAGCACTTTTGAGCTTTATTAATGCAGACACCATTCTGATTGGCCATGGCTTGGAGAATGACTTAACTGCTCTCAAA ATTATTCACAGCACTGTGATTGACACCTCTGTGGTGTTTCCTCATCGTCTGGGTCTGCCACACAAAAGAGAACTTAACAGTCTGACTGCAGACTATCTCCGGAGAATTATCCAAGAGAGCG TGGTGGGTCATGACACACGCGAGGATGCCACGGCATGCATGGAACTCATGCTTTGGAGGGTGAAAGAAGACtccaaagtgaaaagatggtga
- the mmaa gene encoding methylmalonic aciduria type A protein, mitochondrial, which translates to MGPTRVFPVLHRVAALSSIRSAAALRHSLCKSTGKLCYASLCTLQQTRTVSTETALRHHISDLTDREKRLLTKLYDGLIGGQRAALAESITLVETQHPRKKELAQVLLQRVLAFRKEQEKRNGGNPVAFRVGLSGPPGAGKSSFIEVVGKMLTGRGHKVSVLAVDPSSCTTGGSLMGDKTRMTELSRDMSAYIRPSPTSGTLGGVTRTTNEAIVLCEGAGYETVLVETVGVGQSEFAVADMVDMFVLLIPPAGGDELQGIKRGIIEMADLVVVTKSDGDLVVPARRIQAEYTSALKLLRKKSKVWKPKVVRISSQTGQGVPELWDTMLQFREAMLSSGELRVRRQTQQKVWLWNLIQENALRHFQQHPAVRAELPELERRVTCGDISPGLAADLLLKVFSTVQ; encoded by the exons ATGGGTCCGACTAGAGTTTTTCCAGTTCTTCATCGTGTTGCTGCTCTCTCTTCTATACGCAGTGCAGCGGCGTTAAGACATTCCCTTTGTAAGTCTACTGGAAAACTGTGCTATGCCTCGCTCTGCACCCTCCAACAGACAAGAACTGTTTCAACAGAGACTGCCTTAAGACATCACATTTCAGACCTGACTGACAGGGAGAAAAGACTACTGACCAAGCTTTATGATGGACTTATCGGGGGTCAAAGGGCAGCTCTCGCTGAGTCAATAACCCTTGTGGAGACCCAGCATCCAAGGAAGAAAGAGTTGGCCCAGGTTCTGCTTCAAAGAGTGCTGGCCTTCCGTAAGGAGCAGGAGAAACGCAATGGTGGCAATCCAGTGGCCTTCAGAGTGG GACTGTCTGGTCCCCCTGGTGCTGGCAAGTCTTCATTCATTGAGGTCGTTGGGAAAATGCTGACAGGAAGAGGACATAAAGTGTCAGTACTGGCTGTGGATCCTTCCTCGTGCACAACTGGAG GTTCACTGATGGGGGACAAAACACGAATGACAGAGCTCTCCAGAGACATGAGTGCGTACATCCGACCATCTCCCACTTCAGGAACCCTCGGTGGTGTGACGCGGACCACCAACGAAGCTATAGTCCTCTGTGAGGGTGCAGGCTATGAAACCGTGTTAGTGGAAACTGTGG GTGTTGGTCAGTCTGAGTTTGCTGTGGCTGACATGGTGGATATGTTTGTGCTGCTGATCCCACCAGCAGGGGGCGATGAACTACAG GGAATCAAAAGAGGAATCATTGAGATGGCTGACTTGGTGGTGGTTACTAAATCAGATGGTGATCTGGTTGTTCCAGCACGGAGGATACAGGCAGAATACACTAGTGCCCTGAAGTTACTCCGAAAGAAGTCCAAAGTCTGGAAACCAAAG GTGGTCCGCATATCTTCTCAGACGGGGCAGGGGGTGCCTGAGCTGTGGGATACCATGCTACAGTTCCGGGAAGCGATGCTGAGCAGCGGGGAGCTCCGAGTCCGGCGGCAAACTCAGCAGAAGGTGTGGTTGTGGAATCTGATCCAGGAGAACGCTCTGCGCCACTTCCAGCAGCATCCAGCAGTGCGTGCCGAGCTCCCGGAGCTGGAGCGAAGGGTCACATGTGGAGATATCTCACCAGGCCTTGCTGCTGACCTCCTTCTGAAAGTCTTCTCCACTGTACAGTAA
- the zgc:152968 gene encoding RNA exonuclease 1 homolog isoform X2, translating to MFPSTALFREIDCPFLRWGRCNRPYCLYNHGKDNTSGVSKTELGDPEVTSANGASHTNEDSYACIEELERINKEIEAVKCEVEKEQKRLSRYQTSQSLAQTDAGLCSEKYLRTTNSKAKDQNGNHLRYKKAVSTTSGLKYVVDRARPKTDLEYDPCSNFSADLLSSCSVDCKLKSTDKVDTEHGLKNNQAGKNNQPLSCHFDDSDDEGTLVIDIPTSAKEQVKCRTKQKGKSTPHLPEGNYAVNKNLLANDLTKPRQNKEKLSSDGLQINEIKPGESDQENKRTSVKPVMIQQEQESSEGELVIDVSPLEDQHKLSKHCGTTTKELPTLCPISDAPAEDGKEANEGPLNKPVMTAKHFVNEPKPFLEDLTEVPLSEAVNSTNLNMEAFVTQKEEKTHNMENVLHDISTCLDNLRSESERIKCNQDVKMLPFSSFYGDEYISSQSPAVVEQDATFEAEPQIDILSYTQKSEVLPSNKISQEQALQQYFAMVSSQSFPSSLPEIEEHRFGPHSQNLAETSWPTIQKSPIEPFVQNMPAYVSGIETGTVSVPTISQLNQRTTVAQKLTTSVASFPYPCDIPVPSQTFTSAAVAGSNNEAIVIDSSSDEELRYSDLDLSESDPMEECYRIFMEANQNEGPDSQCDPPEEILDAQETEKSNSVAVLKKRVAHVAKFEPANKSKAQIIVPLREVASQLSIPSRTQLCQRRAAILTAAVKGCQSQAISSAPKKVYTPSVLQSSTVQNSCVGIFPVGAAVQLGANLHLIVPEGNCALPLTLIPTTMSIQRPPPPPPSVQLSQTLHPSQPANYTPAKAMGVKRKAKIRQEVGAKVPHDVRQRYVNLFVEEFLKSSPTVQVAFEKALAEEKNVYDRSINKLKYLSIAVNALKRLKNQNILPAKAPSERDQHVSRGNVPLNTQALQGPGDLTLYEQLKEHVLSEDMLRVNNFPRKNKDKADVAIQYGDTKKGISDPLKRICCRCGATFSVDKSGKHTRREECNYHYGKVLENRVPGGVETRYSCCESAVGSPGCQVFNLHVHDAVSLKGFVNSLPQSSVAKTCPGVFAVDTQTCYTTQGLEIARVTVVNSSLQVVFDSFVKPDKDVIDYNTRFSGINEDDVKGTNSSLCDVQAALLSFINADTILIGHGLENDLTALKIIHSTVIDTSVVFPHRLGLPHKRELNSLTADYLRRIIQESVVGHDTREDATACMELMLWRVKEDSKVKRW from the exons ATGTTTCCTTCCACAGCTCTCTTCCGTGAAATTGATTGTCCCTTTCTTCGATGGGGACGATGCAATCGACCTTATTGTTTGTATAATCACGGTAAAGACAATACGTCTGGCGTGTCAAAGACAG AACTTGGAGATCCTGAAGTCACTTCTGCCAATGGAGCCTCTCACACCAATGAGGACAGTTATGCTTGCATTGAGGAATTGGAGAGGATCAACAAGGAAATCGAGGCAGTGAAGTGTGAGGTAGAGAAAGAACAAAAAAGACTGTCTCGCTATCAGACGTCGCAGTCCCTCGCGCAGACAGATGCAGGTCTTTGCTCTGAGAAATATTTGAGGACCACCAACAGTAAGGCTAAAGACCAGAATGGAAACCATTTGAGATACAAAAAAGCTGTTTCCACAACCAGCGGTCTTAAATATGTGGTTGATCGCGCCAGACCCAAGACTGATTTGGAATATGACCCATGTTCCAATTTCTCAGCAGACTTATTATCTAGCTGCTCAGTAGACTGTAAGCTGAAGTCAACCGATAAAGTGGATACTGAACATGGCCTGAAGAATAACCAAGCAGGAAAAAATAATCAGCCTCTCTCCTGTCATTTTGATGACTCTGACGATGAAGGTACCTTGGTCATTGACATTCCAACTTCAGCAAAAGAACAAGTAAAATGCAGGACCAAACAGAAAGGCAAGAGTACTCCACATTTACCTGAGGGTAATTATGCTGTTAATAAGAACCTTCTTGCAAATGACCTAACAAAACCAAGGCAGAACAAGGAAAAGTTGTCTTCTGATGGACTtcaaattaatgaaattaaaccTGGAGAGAGTGACCAAGAGAATAAAAGGACCTCCGTGAAACCTGTGATGATTCAACAAGAACAAGAGTCTTCTGAAGGGGAACTTGTCATTGATGTGTCTCCTCTAGAAGATCAACATAAGCTTTCAAAGCATTGTGGAACTACAACCAAGGAACTACCCACATTATGTCCTATTAGCGATGCCCCAGCTGAAGATGGTAAAGAGGCTAATGAAGGGCCCTTAAATAAACCGGTAATGACCGCAAAGCACTTCGTAAATGAACCCAAGCCTTTTCTGGAGGATCTAACAGAAGTACCCCTGTCTGAAGCAGTTAACTCTACAAATCTCAATATGGAAGCATTTGTTActcaaaaagaggaaaaaactcATAACATGGAAAACGTCCTGCATGACATTTCTACATGTCTAGACAATCTGAGAAGTGAGAGTGAGAGGATCAAATGCAATCAAGATGTTAAGATGCTTCCTTTCAGTTCTTTTTATGGAGATGAATATATTTCCTCACAGTCTCCTGCGGTTGTTGAACAAGATGCAACTTTTGAGGCAGAACCACAAATTGACATCTTAAGTTATACTCAAAAGTCAGAAGTTCTTCCTTCTAACAAGATCTCCCAAGAGCAAGCACTTCAGCAGTACTTTGCCATGGTCTCATCTCAGTCCTTTCCATCATCCTTACCTGAGATAGAAGAGCACAGATTTGGACCACACTCTCAAAATTTGGCGGAAACATCTTGGCCAACTATTCAAAAAAGTCCTATTGAACCATTTGTTCAGAATATGCCTGCTTATGTTTCAGGGATTGAAACCGGAACAGTTTCTGTACCAACAATTAGTCAACTAAACCAAAGAACAACTGTGGCACAGAAATTAACAACATCAGTTGCATCATTCCCTTATCCCTGCGACATACCTGTTCCTTCACAGACCTTTACATCTGCAGCAGTGGCAGGAAGTAATAATGAAGCCATTGTGATTGACTCCAGTTCTGATGAGGAGCTTCGGTACTCAGACTTAGATCTTTCAGAATCTGACCCAATGGAAGAGTGCTACAGAATCTTCATGGAAGCCAACCAAAATGAAGGTCCTGATAGTCAGTGTGATCCACCT GAAGAAATATTAGATGCCCAGGAAACGGAGAAGTCTAATtcagtcgctgtgctgaagaaaAGGGTAGCTCATGTGGCAAAGTTTGAG CCTGCCAATAAAAGCAAGGCACAGATTATCGTCCCTCTACGAGAAGTCGCCTCCCAGTTGAGCATTCCCTCCAGAACTCAGTTATGCCAGAGAAGAGCGGCTATTTTGACTGCTGCTGTGAAAGGCTGTCAGTCCCAGGCCATAAGCAGTGCTCCAAAGAAGGTTTATACACCCAGTGTCCTTCAATCAAGTACAGTGCAAAACT cctgtGTTGGTATTTTTCCGGTTGGTGCTGCTGTACAGTTGGGGGCAAACTTGCACCTTATTGTACCTGAAGGAAATTGTGCTTTACCTCTGACACTGATTCCTACCACAATGTCCATCCAAAGGCCACCTCCGCCTCCTCCATCTGTTCAGCTTTCACAAACTCTACATCCTTCTCAACCAGCCAACTACACACCAGCTAAG GCTATGGGtgtaaaaagaaaagcaaaaatacgCCAAGAGGTTGGAGCAAAAGTGCCACATGATGTTCGTCAACGCTACGTGAATCTCTTTGTGGAGGAGTTCCTGAAATCATCCCCGACGGTGCAAGTTGCATTCGAGAAG GCTCTggcagaagaaaaaaatgtttatgaccGCAGTATCAATAAGCTCAAGTATTTAAGCATAGCTGTCAATGCACTCAAGAGACTTAAAAACCAAAACATCTTGCCTGCCAAGG CTCCCAGTGAGAGAGATCAGCATGTGTCTAGAGGCAATGTACCACTAAATACTCAAGCACTTCAGGGACCCG GTGATTTGACACTTTATGAGCAACTGAAGGAACATGTTCTGTCTGAGGACATGTTGCGAGTAAACAACTTCCCTCGTAAAAATAAGGATAAAGCTGATGTTGCCATCCAGTATGGAGATACCAAGAAGGGCATAAGTGACC CTTTGAAGAGAATCTGCTGTCGATGTGGAGCAACGTTTTCTGTTGACAAAAGTGGAAAGCACACCCGCAGAGAGGAGTGTAACTACCATTATGGAAAAGTCCTAGAGAATCGAG TGCCGGGAGGTGTTGAGACGCGCTACAGTTGTTGTGAGAGTGCAGTTGGGTCACCTGGATGCCAAGTGTTCAAT CTTCATGTCCATGATGCAGTAAGTCTTAAGGGCTTTGTGAACAGTCTTCCTCAATCATCAGTGGCCAAAACATGTCCAGGAGTATTTGCTGTTGACACACAAACA TGTTACACGACTCAAGGTCTGGAAATAGCAAGAGTGACTGTGGTCAACAGCAGTTTGCAAGTTGTCTTTGACTCCTTTGTCAAGCCTGATAAGGATGTCATTGACTATAATACCAG GTTCTCCGGCATCAATGAGGATGACGTGAAGGGTACCAACTCATCTTTGTGTGATGTACAAGCAGCACTTTTGAGCTTTATTAATGCAGACACCATTCTGATTGGCCATGGCTTGGAGAATGACTTAACTGCTCTCAAA ATTATTCACAGCACTGTGATTGACACCTCTGTGGTGTTTCCTCATCGTCTGGGTCTGCCACACAAAAGAGAACTTAACAGTCTGACTGCAGACTATCTCCGGAGAATTATCCAAGAGAGCG TGGTGGGTCATGACACACGCGAGGATGCCACGGCATGCATGGAACTCATGCTTTGGAGGGTGAAAGAAGACtccaaagtgaaaagatggtga